Sequence from the Nitrospirota bacterium genome:
ATCGTGTTCAGAACACTGCATGAGAATCTCTGTCCGGCCGTTCTTCCTTATCCTGTAGTACTGCCTGTCAGACCCGCCGGTTCCTGTCAGGATCGCTTCTTCTCCGGAGATTCCGAATACCTCTTCTTCGCTGAAGTTCAGCCGGAAGCCTGAACCGAGAATGCAGTTTTCAAGTATTTCCCCTCCGCTCTCCGGGGCGGACGCATACGCGGTAGCGTCCTGCTGGACACCGTGAAAGGTTGTTTCGGGCAGCAGGACACAGTTGCGCAGCGATATGCCGCGACGCAATACCGCCTGGCTTTCTATCACCACATACCCGTCCATAGCTGCGTCTGCGCAGTTCTTTGCGGAAGGATGGATATACACCGACTCGCCGTTTTTTCTCAACTCCTGAAAGAGAGTCCTTACATAGGACGCCGGGGTTCCGATGTCACTCCAGGAAGAGCCGCTCACGTCGAATGTCCCGATCCTGTTCCCTGCGTCGATTGCCCTGAACCAGGCATCAACGACACTTGATACCCCGTCCGGCAGGAATTGGAGAAAATCCGGCTCGTATACTGCAATGCCGGTAAAGGCGGCCGGTTTCCATCCTCCCTCTGCCCATTTCCTGCAGGAGATAAAGCCTGTAAGAATCCCGTCCCCGTTGACCTCGAGACGGTTGAATTCCGGATGGGTATGCACGGCGAGAGTGGCAAGGTTCCCAGAATTCAGATGGAAGGCAAAGAGTTTCTCAAGATCAATGTCGGATACGATATCCCCGTTGTGCACAAGAAACGCTGACTGTTTCAGGAACCCGCCTGCGTTTTTCAATGCGCCTCCGGTCCCCAGGATCGGGTCTTCCGGAAAGCACACAAGCATTTTGTTGAAGGGAGACTCTGCAATCCACTTCTCAAGAAGCGGTTTTTTATGGTGGAGGTTTATCCCTATATTCGTTACCGGCAGGGCTGATATTTTTTCGAGGATCCTTTCAAGTACAGGTGTGCCGAGCAGGGGGAGCAACGGTTTCGGAATAAGATCGGTGACCGGCCTCAGACGTTTACCCAAACCGGCAGCAAGGATGAATGCTGAGACATTCATACCAAGATTTCTCTGAATATCACCCAATCGAAAGCGTTATCTTCAGGCATAGAACAAATACTTCTCCCGGGTATTTTTGCGGAAATTTCTGCACTCCTCCTGCCACCATGCTTCCATTTCTTCAAGCGTCTCGCCGCGTGCAATATCCTTCCTGAGTCTGTCAGTGCCTGCAAGGATATCGATCGGCATCTTTTCCGTCTCATATTCGTACGGGGGCGTTTTCCATGCGAATTGATCAGGATACAGATCATGTGTCGCTTTCAGTATGGCAACACCGGTCTTGAAGGGTTTGAATCTCTCTTTCTGCGTAACATGTATTTGGGCGCCGCCGCACAATCTGCCCGCATGTTTTTGAAACGCCGGCTGAAAAAAAGCCGGCCTGAAGACTACACCCGGAAGCCTGTATTCCATGAGCAGCGTGACAAGTCTGTCGGGGTCTATGAACGGAGCGCCGAATATCTCAAAAGGTCTTGTCGTTCCCCTCCCTTCGCTGAGTTCAGTTCCTTCAAGAAGGCACATGCCGGGGTAAACGCGCGCAGTATCCGGGGTCGGCATGTTTGGCGAAGGCATGACCCACGGAAGCCCGGTATCCTCATACCACATCGTCCTTTGCCAACCATGCATCGGGATCACATGAAAGTCCAGCGAAGGATACCATTCTTTGCGCAAGTACCCGCAGATTTCTCCGGCGGTCATCCCGTGGCGCACCGGCAAAGGGCGCTGTCCCACAAACGATGCAAAGGACATATCCAGGACAGGTCCCTCGGTGAGATGCCCGCCGATTGGATTCGGCCTGTCCAGAATGACCAGTGACTTCTTCGCTACCATACAGGCCTGCATGCAGAGTTCCATCGTCCAGATGAAGGTATAATATCGCGAACCTGC
This genomic interval carries:
- a CDS encoding DUF1343 domain-containing protein produces the protein MTEQPVLAGIDLCEKKWPRSLKGCRAGLLVHPASVNRRLAHSVSVLMKSKKIMVKALFGPQHGIRGETQDNMIEWEGFTDRQTGLPVFSLYGRIRKPEPSMLNNFDVLIIDLQDAGSRYYTFIWTMELCMQACMVAKKSLVILDRPNPIGGHLTEGPVLDMSFASFVGQRPLPVRHGMTAGEICGYLRKEWYPSLDFHVIPMHGWQRTMWYEDTGLPWVMPSPNMPTPDTARVYPGMCLLEGTELSEGRGTTRPFEIFGAPFIDPDRLVTLLMEYRLPGVVFRPAFFQPAFQKHAGRLCGGAQIHVTQKERFKPFKTGVAILKATHDLYPDQFAWKTPPYEYETEKMPIDILAGTDRLRKDIARGETLEEMEAWWQEECRNFRKNTREKYLFYA
- a CDS encoding phosphotransferase, whose product is MNVSAFILAAGLGKRLRPVTDLIPKPLLPLLGTPVLERILEKISALPVTNIGINLHHKKPLLEKWIAESPFNKMLVCFPEDPILGTGGALKNAGGFLKQSAFLVHNGDIVSDIDLEKLFAFHLNSGNLATLAVHTHPEFNRLEVNGDGILTGFISCRKWAEGGWKPAAFTGIAVYEPDFLQFLPDGVSSVVDAWFRAIDAGNRIGTFDVSGSSWSDIGTPASYVRTLFQELRKNGESVYIHPSAKNCADAAMDGYVVIESQAVLRRGISLRNCVLLPETTFHGVQQDATAYASAPESGGEILENCILGSGFRLNFSEEEVFGISGEEAILTGTGGSDRQYYRIRKNGRTEILMQCSEHDPDFLRHIEYTRFFRKYSVPVPALIREHADGKSATFEDLGDLSLYSWLRCPRSREKIDTVYRKAIDILVLLHTSVTGHVAECPPLLERVFDYGHLRWETTYFLERYVAGIRNIRLRNLSALNEELHRLALITDSFPKTVIHRDFQSQNIMITPGDVPGLLDYQGARVGPPAYDVVSLLWDPYYRLDEVVRESLLDYYIQKGYSSSPDGENDSRGTAGYLRVISQDEATRELSESEFRESLLSCRLQRHMQALGAYGFLSAVKGKNYFLKYIPEGLRLLKQDAMPVKDEYPRLWELITQVL